Proteins encoded by one window of Cellvibrio sp. KY-GH-1:
- the gcvP gene encoding aminomethyl-transferring glycine dehydrogenase — MSVDFRSAPLSSLAYHDEFVQRHIGPDAQQTATMLATLGVSSVKELIDKTVPEGIRLKGELNLGTAITETEALAQLKAIASKNKIFKNYIGMGYHDTHVPHVVLRNVLENPGWYTAYTPYQPEIAQGRLEALLNYQQMIIDLTGMEMANASVLDEGTAAAEAMAMCKRQNKKSKSDVFFVDADTHPQTIAVVKTRAEHFGFEVDVAPIDQLANGDYFGALLSYPGSSGQIRDLTAIIETAHSKNALVTVATDLMALLVLKSPGAMGADVVVGTSQRFGVPLGFGGPHAGFFAFRDAYKRSAPGRIIGVSIDARGKQALRMAMQTREQHIRREKANSNICTSQVLLAVMSVFYAIYHGPDGLKRIANRVHRLTTIAAAALKAKGFGISNANFFDTITVNVGDNQKAINQAALAAEINLRLVGNDSLGISINETTAAADLENLLAVFGVTGVELSSLDAQIRDGKNITANNAIPADLLRTDAVLTHPVFNTYHSETEMLRYLKRLESKDIALNNAMIPLGSCTMKLNATAEMIPVTWPEFGKLHPFAPIDQAQGYKELFEELQEMLKACTGYDAISLQPNAGSQGEYAGLVAIKKYFESKGETQRDICLIPASAHGTNPASAQMVSYKVVVVACDNKGNVDLTDLAEKIATYGNQIACIMCTYPSTHGVFEEGITQLCDMVHAVGAQVYIDGANMNALVGVAAPGKFGGDVSHLNLHKTFCIPHGGGGPGMGPIGVGKHLEPFLAAHPVQPVPGTDVNNGTISAAPWGSASILPISWMYIKMMGAVGMRQATEFAMLNANYVAKKLEAAYPILYKGTNGFVAHECLLDLRPLKEASGISEEDIAKRLMDFGFHAPTMSFPVAGTLMIEPTESESKIELDKFIEAMLIIRKEIDQVINGEISAEASALHNAPHTQDDVLEENWTRAYSREVAGRPASWLKNHKVWPSVNRIDNVYGDRNLVCSCPSIENYVE; from the coding sequence ATGTCAGTTGATTTTCGCTCAGCTCCCCTTTCTTCATTGGCTTATCACGACGAGTTTGTGCAACGCCATATCGGGCCAGATGCCCAGCAAACTGCCACTATGCTGGCAACACTGGGCGTTAGCTCAGTCAAGGAGCTGATTGATAAAACCGTACCCGAAGGTATCCGCCTGAAAGGCGAGCTGAACCTGGGGACCGCCATCACTGAAACCGAAGCGCTGGCCCAGCTCAAAGCAATCGCCAGCAAGAACAAGATTTTCAAAAACTACATAGGTATGGGTTACCACGACACCCATGTTCCCCATGTAGTACTGCGCAACGTATTGGAAAATCCGGGCTGGTACACAGCGTATACGCCTTACCAACCAGAGATTGCTCAAGGCCGTTTGGAAGCACTGCTGAACTACCAGCAAATGATCATCGACCTCACCGGTATGGAAATGGCGAACGCCTCGGTATTGGATGAAGGCACAGCGGCGGCCGAAGCCATGGCCATGTGTAAACGCCAAAACAAGAAGAGCAAATCCGATGTGTTCTTTGTGGATGCCGATACTCACCCGCAAACCATCGCCGTAGTAAAAACCCGCGCCGAGCATTTCGGCTTTGAGGTAGACGTTGCCCCCATTGACCAATTGGCCAATGGCGATTACTTCGGTGCCCTGCTCTCCTACCCGGGTTCAAGCGGCCAGATTCGCGATCTCACCGCCATCATCGAAACCGCACACAGCAAGAATGCGCTGGTGACTGTAGCCACTGACCTTATGGCCCTGCTGGTGTTGAAATCGCCCGGCGCTATGGGTGCCGATGTAGTCGTCGGCACCAGCCAACGCTTTGGTGTACCGCTTGGTTTCGGCGGCCCGCACGCCGGCTTCTTCGCCTTCCGCGATGCTTACAAGCGCTCCGCACCAGGCCGTATTATTGGTGTTTCTATTGATGCGCGCGGTAAACAAGCGCTGCGTATGGCGATGCAAACGCGCGAGCAACATATCCGCCGCGAAAAAGCCAACTCCAACATTTGTACCTCGCAAGTATTGCTTGCGGTGATGAGTGTGTTCTACGCCATTTATCACGGCCCGGACGGTTTAAAACGTATCGCCAACCGTGTGCACCGTTTAACAACCATCGCCGCTGCGGCACTGAAAGCCAAAGGTTTTGGCATCAGCAACGCCAACTTCTTTGACACTATTACTGTCAATGTGGGCGATAACCAAAAAGCCATCAATCAAGCTGCACTCGCCGCCGAAATTAACCTGCGCCTCGTTGGTAATGACTCGCTCGGCATCAGCATCAACGAAACCACTGCCGCCGCAGATTTGGAAAATTTACTCGCCGTGTTCGGCGTAACCGGCGTAGAACTTTCGTCACTGGATGCGCAAATTCGCGATGGCAAAAACATCACCGCCAACAATGCCATCCCGGCGGATTTGTTGCGCACTGATGCAGTACTGACTCACCCGGTATTCAATACTTATCACAGCGAAACCGAAATGTTGCGCTACCTGAAGCGTTTGGAGTCAAAAGATATCGCGCTTAACAATGCGATGATTCCACTCGGCTCCTGCACCATGAAGTTGAACGCTACTGCTGAAATGATTCCAGTCACCTGGCCGGAATTTGGCAAGCTGCATCCGTTTGCACCGATTGATCAAGCGCAAGGCTACAAAGAATTATTTGAAGAGCTGCAAGAAATGCTCAAAGCCTGTACCGGTTACGATGCCATCAGCTTGCAACCTAACGCCGGTTCACAAGGTGAATACGCAGGTCTTGTTGCGATAAAAAAATATTTTGAAAGCAAAGGCGAAACCCAGCGCGATATTTGTTTAATTCCCGCGTCTGCACACGGCACCAACCCTGCCTCTGCGCAAATGGTCAGTTACAAAGTGGTAGTCGTTGCCTGCGACAATAAAGGCAACGTCGACTTGACCGATCTCGCTGAAAAAATTGCAACCTACGGCAATCAAATCGCGTGCATCATGTGTACCTATCCTTCCACTCACGGCGTGTTTGAAGAAGGCATTACCCAACTGTGCGATATGGTCCACGCAGTAGGCGCACAGGTATATATCGACGGCGCCAACATGAACGCACTGGTGGGCGTTGCAGCTCCCGGTAAATTCGGTGGTGATGTATCGCACTTGAACCTGCACAAAACTTTCTGTATTCCACACGGCGGTGGCGGCCCAGGCATGGGGCCAATCGGCGTTGGCAAACACTTGGAACCTTTCTTGGCAGCTCACCCGGTACAGCCCGTACCCGGTACCGATGTAAATAACGGCACCATTTCCGCTGCACCTTGGGGTTCTGCGAGCATCCTGCCAATCAGCTGGATGTACATCAAAATGATGGGCGCTGTCGGCATGCGTCAAGCTACTGAATTTGCGATGTTGAACGCAAACTATGTCGCGAAGAAATTAGAAGCGGCCTACCCGATTCTGTACAAAGGCACCAATGGTTTTGTTGCGCACGAATGTCTGCTGGATTTGCGCCCACTGAAAGAAGCCAGCGGCATCAGTGAAGAAGATATCGCCAAGCGTTTGATGGATTTTGGTTTCCACGCACCGACAATGTCATTCCCGGTTGCCGGCACTTTGATGATTGAACCCACCGAATCCGAATCAAAAATCGAATTGGATAAATTCATCGAAGCTATGCTGATTATCCGTAAAGAAATCGATCAAGTGATCAACGGTGAAATCTCCGCAGAAGCTAGCGCACTGCACAACGCACCGCACACCCAAGATGACGTACTGGAAGAAAACTGGACTCGCGCCTACTCACGCGAAGTTGCAGGCCGCCCAGCTAGCTGGTTGAAAAACCACAAGGTATGGCCTTCAGTAAATCGTATCGATAACGTTTATGGGGACCGCAATTTAGTGTGTAGCTGCCCAAGCATTGAAAATTATGTAGAGTAA
- a CDS encoding ATP-binding protein: protein MSNVNIKRAVENIRSVTTVYTPIVEVIVNAIQAIEAKALDNGSIEIIIERSAQDDIERGIRSVESFLIKDNGVGFTQENRDSFDTLYSDYKLSQGGKGFGRFTCLKYFENLKVKSVFECEEGFKQRTFKMGKGNDIIVDEQIAPTKELVTFTTIKLENVKDGKFLDKKLTTIAKSLVERLLPYFIDDSYHCPKISIAEKDGTGLIVLNDFINNQLSASIKEIPLKNTNFVINGLGKDHTFLIRLFKFYSPKNQRSKISLVAHRREVTDTAIHTYIPEFIEEFLDKDLNGEDDKDRNYVLKAYVYGDYLDDNVSLERGGFEFHKDNDLMHGVSQSDIEKVAAEISREAIGDEIDTRQVRKRERVQEYVDNEAPWHRQVLKNIDLSSMSYNPSKEEIELKLQEEKHRVEIEINRKVKHLLAEGTIEDLKLNVNQLVSEISDTSKNDLIHYIALRRKVLDLFGKNLELDPEGKYFSEGAVHDIIFPRRKDTDNIAFNEHNLWIIDERLNFTNYVSSDRPLNEGNTDRPDLLAYDRRILFRGDNEASNPVTIFEFKKPQRDDFVNPSSTEDPVQQIVRYVNQVREGKFKTPEGRKIHIAQNTPFYGYVVCDLTQKVENWLEFEKDYKPMPDRLGWFRWHDNINLYMEVISWDKVLRDAEMRNRIFFHHLGIS, encoded by the coding sequence ATGAGCAACGTTAATATTAAAAGAGCTGTCGAAAATATTCGGTCTGTGACCACTGTTTATACTCCTATTGTTGAAGTTATTGTAAATGCGATTCAGGCCATTGAAGCCAAAGCTTTAGACAATGGCTCCATAGAGATCATCATAGAGCGATCAGCTCAGGATGATATTGAAAGAGGCATCCGTTCGGTTGAGAGTTTTTTGATTAAAGACAATGGTGTTGGTTTTACTCAGGAAAATAGAGACTCTTTTGATACGCTTTATTCAGACTACAAACTTTCCCAAGGAGGAAAAGGCTTCGGGAGGTTCACGTGCTTAAAATATTTTGAAAACCTAAAAGTTAAAAGTGTTTTTGAATGCGAGGAAGGATTTAAACAGCGAACATTTAAAATGGGAAAAGGAAACGACATTATTGTCGACGAGCAAATAGCCCCCACCAAAGAACTAGTTACTTTTACGACTATTAAATTGGAAAACGTAAAGGATGGAAAATTTCTAGATAAAAAACTAACAACCATTGCCAAGTCTCTAGTTGAGAGGCTTCTGCCATATTTTATTGACGATTCATATCATTGCCCGAAAATTTCTATAGCGGAAAAGGATGGAACAGGTTTGATCGTATTGAACGATTTTATTAACAATCAACTTTCTGCGTCCATTAAAGAAATTCCGCTTAAAAACACCAACTTCGTAATTAATGGATTAGGTAAGGACCACACCTTCCTCATCCGGCTTTTTAAATTCTATTCGCCAAAGAATCAACGAAGCAAAATTAGTCTTGTTGCGCATAGGCGAGAAGTCACAGATACGGCTATTCACACATATATTCCTGAATTTATCGAAGAATTTTTGGATAAGGACTTGAATGGAGAAGACGACAAGGATAGAAATTATGTTCTTAAGGCATATGTCTATGGAGATTATCTTGATGATAATGTTTCGCTAGAACGTGGCGGATTTGAATTTCACAAGGATAATGATCTTATGCACGGCGTCTCTCAGTCAGATATAGAAAAGGTTGCAGCAGAGATATCAAGGGAGGCGATTGGAGATGAGATAGATACTAGGCAAGTAAGAAAAAGAGAGAGAGTTCAGGAATACGTTGATAACGAGGCCCCGTGGCATAGGCAGGTTCTCAAAAATATTGATCTTTCTTCAATGTCATATAATCCATCAAAAGAAGAAATTGAGCTAAAGCTTCAAGAGGAAAAGCATCGAGTTGAAATCGAGATTAACCGGAAAGTAAAACATCTTCTCGCAGAGGGGACAATTGAAGATTTAAAGCTGAATGTTAATCAACTTGTAAGCGAAATTTCGGACACCAGCAAAAATGACCTTATTCATTACATTGCGCTAAGACGAAAGGTCTTGGACCTATTCGGAAAAAATTTGGAGCTTGATCCAGAAGGAAAATATTTTTCCGAGGGTGCAGTTCATGACATTATTTTTCCTCGAAGAAAAGATACTGATAATATTGCATTCAATGAACATAATTTGTGGATAATTGATGAAAGACTTAACTTTACTAATTATGTATCGTCTGATCGGCCGTTAAATGAAGGAAATACCGATAGGCCCGATCTTTTAGCCTATGACAGAAGAATCTTATTTAGAGGCGATAATGAAGCAAGCAATCCAGTAACAATTTTTGAATTCAAAAAGCCACAAAGAGACGATTTTGTAAATCCATCTTCTACCGAAGATCCTGTTCAACAAATTGTCCGATATGTAAATCAAGTTAGAGAAGGGAAATTCAAAACACCTGAGGGAAGAAAAATTCATATAGCGCAAAACACACCCTTCTATGGCTATGTTGTATGTGACCTTACCCAAAAAGTTGAAAATTGGCTCGAGTTTGAAAAGGACTATAAGCCAATGCCAGATCGGCTCGGCTGGTTCCGATGGCACGATAATATAAACCTCTATATGGAGGTCATTAGCTGGGACAAAGTTCTGCGCGATGCTGAAATGCGCAACAGAATTTTCTTCCATCACCTGGGGATTAGCTAA